One window from the genome of Dioscorea cayenensis subsp. rotundata cultivar TDr96_F1 chromosome 3, TDr96_F1_v2_PseudoChromosome.rev07_lg8_w22 25.fasta, whole genome shotgun sequence encodes:
- the LOC120251986 gene encoding basic leucine zipper 43-like has translation MHPCEVAGMQYITPINHHFTNFNLPQNTLDSFMTNSATFFPSHAPPPHPLNFQHLHQELLTPTPSYLSTNSTSDDADDHHNQHNSLADERRRRRMISNRESARRSRMRKQRQLDDLFAHVVHLRSANHQLIDDLNHVIKDHSRILQENARLREEATSLENKLRLLQIDHQNDSETQST, from the coding sequence ATGCATCCTTGTGAAGTTGCAGGCATGCAATACATTACTCCAATAAACCACCACTTCACAAACTTCAACCTCCCTCAAAACACACTTGACTCTTTCATGACCAACTCTGCCACCTTTTTCCCCTCCCATGCACCTCCTCCACACCCCTTAAATTTCCAGCACCTCCATCAAGAACTGCTCACTCCAACTCCATCATACTTATCCACCAACTCCACTTCGGACGACGCAGATGATCACCACAATCAACATAATTCTCTAGCCGATGAAAGGCGGCGCCGCCGCATGATATCCAACCGGGAATCAGCTCGCCGCTCCCGCATGCGTAAACAACGTCAACTTGATGATCTCTTTGCTCATGTGGTTCACCTTCGCTCTGCCAATCACCAGCTTATTGACGATCTCAATCATGTCATTAAGGACCATTCTCGCATCCTACAAGAAAATGCCCGGCTCCGTGAAGAAGCCACTAGTCTCGAAAACAAACTCCGGCTTCTTCAAATTGATCATCAGAATGATTCTGAGACACAGAGCACTTGA
- the LOC120251666 gene encoding pentatricopeptide repeat-containing protein At3g54980, mitochondrial-like: MKKLRSSSPLIQWPLHRPIPRPKPYSPSSSSSCIFYSTPGAPVPFRDPVRAVPPVSSSYQMRKLINAFSPASMVAEGQLIEALLKNQRNPKAALKHFQLAQMKGSISGIDPLCILLHILVGTDRQSSARELLRCSLLHSTSPSPATVVDGLVNASRRCVSDPRSFGYLLTCYSHAGKAEQALEAFDCMLQHGVFPSVRSRNDFLAALVRSNLTTKAREIYQVIKEKGMGFDCYTIDIMMHACLKDGKSEEAQVFFQDLRDTGLVPDLLVYATIIQSVCRIPDSTRALELLNEMKGRGLVPTQFIYTFVVGACVKQGNLEEALRLKDELVASGHPLSLVSANSLMKGYCDQGDLDNALDLYTSVLKQEILPNVVTYSVLIDGCCRNGNVGKAFELYCQMKQTRVSPNVFQVNTIINGFLKKNKWEEALVVFDDAVSFGVVNVFTYNILMHWLFNADKVKEACCDLWDQMEDEVMDPSIASYNMLVFVHCMRGNMEAAADLLTQMSQIGIKPNVITYTTLIDGYLKKEDFDQAFDLLNTMCSSVISHNNFTINSILYGLSEVGRMSELTRVLQKFRDDGFIPSCITYNSIIHGFIKEGKMSSAFEIYHEMLRNGVSPDVVTFTNFIVGLCKGNNTDGALKMQSEMKRLGLQMDIAGYNALIVGLCSKGNMEAALALFDELPEVGLKPNAIIFNSLITAYKNTNNMEAIIKLHRRMCTEGIPCDTATYTTLIDGSLKTSDLVFASELYFEMLEKGIVPDEITYTALTNRLCKNVDLDNSRKLLDELHHRGSQASVLIYNMLIAGYFREGDLQEAFRLHDEMLDRGLVPDDITYDILLNMKYGGGKSQAAT, translated from the coding sequence ATGAAAAAGCTCCGGAGCTCCTCTCCTCTCATCCAATGGCCTCTTCACCGCCCTATCCCACGCCCAAAACCCTactccccctcctcctcctcttcatgTATCTTCTACTCCACCCCTGGAGCTCCGGTTCCTTTTCGAGATCCCGTTCGGGCCGTCCCGCCGGTGAGCTCCTCTTACCAAATGCGCAAGCTAATCAATGCTTTCAGTCCGGCTTCGATGGTAGCTGAAGGCCAACTGATCGAGGCCCTCTTGAAGAACCAGCGGAATCCAAAGGCGGCGCTGAAGCACTTTCAGTTGGCGCAGATGAAGGGCTCCATCTCCGGCATTGATCCTCTGTGCATTTTGCTTCACATCCTCGTAGGAACAGATCGGCAATCTAGCGCCCGAGAACTCCTAAGGTGTTCCCTTTTGCACAGCACTAGCCCCTCGCCGGCCACCGTCGTTGACGGCCTCGTTAACGCGTCGAGAAGGTGCGTCTCGGATCCCCGTTCCTTTGGTTATCTTTTGACTTGCTATTCTCATGCTGGAAAGGCAGAACAAGCGCTCGAGGCTTTCGATTGTATGCTCCAACATGGTGTCTTTCCCAGCGTGAGATCAAGGAATGATTTTTTGGCAGCGTTGGTGAGGTCCAATTTGACGACGAAGGCTCGAGAGATTTATCAagtgataaaagaaaaaggaatggGTTTTGATTGCTATACAATCGATATAATGATGCATGCTTGCTTGAAAGATGGGAAGTCTGAAGAAGCTCAAGTTTTCTTTCAGGATTTGAGAGACACCGGGCTTGTACCTGATTTGCTTGTCTATGCCACCATTATTCAGTCTGTTTGCAGAATTCCAGATTCCACTAGAGCTTTGGAATTGTTGAATGAGATGAAAGGTAGAGGCTTGGTACCCACACAGTTCATTTATACATTTGTTGTTGGAGCGTGTGTGAAGCAAGGGAACCTTGAAGAGGCTTTGAGGCTGAAAGATGAATTGGTTGCAAGTGGCCACCCTCTAAGCCTTGTGTCCGCCAATAGTTTGATGAAAGGGTATTGTGATCAAGGAGATCTTGACAATGCCTTGGATTTGTACACAAGTGTGCTGAAGCAAGAAATTCTTCCGAATGTTGTTACCTATTCTGTTTTGATCGATGGTTGTTGTAGAAATGGGAATGTAGGAAAAGCTTTTGAGCTTTATTGTCAAATGAAGCAAACAAGGGTGTCTCCAAATGTCTTCCAAGTAAACACAATTATAAATGGTTTCTTGAAAAAGAATAAATGGGAGGAGGCccttgttgtgtttgatgatgCTGTGAGCTTTGGTGTGGTCAATGTTTTCACCTACAACATTCTTATGCATTGGCTCTTTAACGCAGATAAAGTGAAGGAAGCTTGCTGTGACCTGTGGGATCAGATGGAGGATGAGGTGATGGACCCAAGCATTGCTTCCTACAACATGTTGGTTTTTGTTCATTGCATGCGGGGCAATATGGAAGCAGCAGCTGATCTGTTAACTCAGATGTCTCAGATAGGCATCAAACCAAATGTCATCACCTATACCACTTTGATTGATGGGTATCTCAAGAAAGAGGATTTTGATCAAGCTTTTGATCTTCTCAACACAATGTGCAGTTCGGTTATTTCTCATAACAATTTCACAATTAACTCTATCCTATATGGCCTCAGCGAAGTGGGTAGAATGTCTGAATTGACTCGTGTGCTGCAGAAGTTCAGGGATGACGGATTTATCCCTAGCTGCATAACATATAATAGTATTATTCATGGCTTTATAAAAGAAGGCAAGATGAGCTCTGCATTTGAAATTTATCACGAGATGCTTAGAAATGGCGTATCCCCAGATGTTGTTACCTTCACCAATTTCATTGTTGGCTTATGCAAAGGGAACAATACTGATGGTGCCCTCAAGATGCAGAGTGAAATGAAAAGGTTAGGCCTCCAAATGGATATTGCTGGGTATAATGCTCTTATTGTTGGTCTTTGCAGCAAGGGAAACATGGAAGCTGCTCTTGCACTGTTTGATGAGCTTCCTGAAGTTGGGTTGAAACCTAATGCAATCATATTCAACAGCCTGATCACTGCATATAAAAATACGAATAATATGGAAGCTATAATTAAGTTGCACAGGAGAATGTGCACAGAAGGAATCCCTTGTGATACTGCCACCTACACAACCTTGATTGATGGATCACTAAAGACCAGTGACCTGGTCTTCGCATCAGAACTCTACTTCGAGATGTTGGAGAAGGGTATTGTTCCGGATGAAATAACTTATACTGCTTTGACAAATAGACTTTGCAAGAATGTGGACCTTGACAATTCTCGGAAGCTCTTAGATGAATTGCATCATAGGGGCTCCCAAGCTAGTGTTCTTATCTATAACATGCTCATAGCTGGATATTTTAGGGAAGGTGACCTGCAGGAGGCATTTCGATTGCATGATGAAATGCTTGATAGAGGCCTTGTGCCTGATGACATAACATATGATATACTTCTGAACATGAAATATGGAGGTGGAAAATCACAGGCGGCAACATAA
- the LOC120251970 gene encoding delta-aminolevulinic acid dehydratase, chloroplastic encodes MLLLILFPFKDKAIILFLLLSQSIVLILLLQLHHHQGMASTISYSLGSVGLVRGIEDQRYIGLRPLAAQVHFHAAPFVKAQRSMHVKASNEQETKVKSSGLSIEECEAAAVAGKFPDPPPFVRPSGPKGTPVITPQELTKRPRRNRKSPALRAAFQETILSPANFVYPLFIHEGEEDTPIGAMPGCFRLGWRHGLLDEVYKARDVGVNSFVLFPKVPDALKSASGDEAYNDNGLIPRSIRLLKDKYPDIVIYTDVALDPYSSDGHDGIVREDGVIMNDETVHQLCKQAVSQARAGADVVSPSDMMDGRVGAIRAALDAEGFHDVSIMSYTAKYASAFYGPFREALDSNPRFGDKKTYQMNPANYREALIETEADEAEGADILLVKPALPYLDVVRLLRDNSALPIAAYQVSGEYSMIKAGGVLKMIDEEKVMMESLLCIKRAGADIILTYFARQAAGVLCGMR; translated from the exons ATGCTACTTCTGATTCTGTTCCCATTCAAGGATAAGGCCAtcatcctcttcctcctcctctctcAATCCATAGTCCTAATCCTCCTGCTCCAACTCCATCATCATCAAG gCATGGCATCAACAATATCTTATTCTCTGGGAAGTGTTGGATTAGTGAGAGGTATAGAGGATCAGAGATATATTGGTTTGAGGCCTTTGGCTGCCCAAGTTCATTTTCATGCTGCACCTTTTGTTAAAGCACAACGTTCAATGCACGTTAAGGCAAGCAATGAGCAGGAGACTAAGGTTAAGAGCTCAGGCTTGAGTATTGAAGAATGTGAAGCTGCTGCTGTGGCAGGGAAATTCCCTGATCCCCCGCCTTTTGTAAGGCCTTCGGGTCCCAAGGGAACCCCAGTTATCACTCCACAG GAACTTACAAAACGCCCACGTCGCAACCGGAAGTCACCTGCTCTGAGAGCTGCTTTCCAAGAGACAATTCTATCACCAGCGAATTTTGTATATCCATTGTTTATTCATGAAG GTGAAGAAGACACCCCAATTGGTGCAATGCCAGGGTGTTTTAGGTTGGGATGGAGGCATGGGCTTCTTGATGAG GTGTACAAGGCGAGAGATGTTGGTGTTAACAGTTTTGTTCTTTTTCCAAAAGTTCCTGATGCATTGAAG TCAGCCAGTGGTGATGAAGCATACAATGACAATGGTCTGATCCCTCGATCAATACGGTTGCTGAAGGACAAATATCCAGACATT GTTATTTACACTGATGTTGCATTGGATCCATACTCCTCTGATGGCCATGATGGTATTGTTAGAGAAGATG GAGTTATAATGAATGATGAAACAGTTCATCAGCTGTGCAAACAAGCTGTTTCTCAG GCTCGGGCAGGTGCTGATGTTGTTAGCCCTAGTGATATGATGGATGGCCGAGTTGGGGCAATTAGAGCTGCTTTGGATGCAGAAGGCTTTCATGATGTTAGTATCATGTCTTACACAGCAAA GTATGCTAGTGCATTTTATGGGCCTTTCAGAGAAGCATTGGATTCAAATCCACGCTTTGGGGACAAGAAAAC GTACCAGATGAACCCTGCAAACTATAGAGAAGCACTTATCGAAACCGAGGCAGATGAGGCTGAAGGAGCTGATATTCTTTTG GTTAAACCGGCACTACCATATTTGGATGTTGTTCGTCTTCTACGAGATAATTCTGCATTACCAATTGCTGCATACCAG GTTTCTGGTGAGTACTCAATGATAAAAGCCGGTGGGGTTCTGAAAATGATTGATGAAGAGAAGGTGATGATGGAATCGCTCCTGTGCATCAAACGGGCTGGCGCGGACATCATACTAACCTACTTTGCTCGTCAAGCTGCTGGTGTTTTATGTGGTATGAGATGA